One genomic window of Caenorhabditis elegans chromosome I includes the following:
- the sra-20 gene encoding Serpentine receptor class alpha-20 (Partially confirmed by transcript evidence) has product MNKTAEELVESLRCASEGLTNALTSITVKVSFVFLATVILLSYYFAVLAIRALWNNNIFSNSTRLILIVCLLNSVVHQSTMMEIRIRQVYRSFVYSSEPCRLPFHFTDCEVELYFYYLTNYFSTYSVFSLTFDRLISYFFPKCYISYPYQVSISLLIIQLVFTLGTYYFGLYGVPKLGYVPICNYAPRLATNFVKINDFRTTIMVFCIIVTIFIYYLNVKSEKQIKRTSYSLGEQYLARENVATSQSVCILIVLQFVCISVSSFGVNYIKSIKSTLSDEEYNKIAPFVVGVTYANLCLPLVIYFKTKLTIRKRRIRIGVMTSVYGDVGEHINRLKKSWE; this is encoded by the exons ATGAACAAAACCGCCGAAGAGCTTGTCGAAAGCTTAAGATGCGCTTCCGAAGGTTTAACCAATGCTTTAACCTCGATCACTGTGAAAGTCAGCTTTGTATTTCTTGCGACAGTTATTCTCCTAAGCTATTATTTTGCTGTGCTGGCAATCCGGGCTCTTTGGAACAATAATATATTCTCAAATTCAACAAGACTAATTTTAATTGTGTGTTTGTTGAATTCGGTTGTCCACCAGTCTACAATGATGGAGATACGG ATCCGCCAGGTATACCGAAGTTTTGTTTATTCCTCCGAACCTTGCCGCCTACCCTTCCACTTCACAGACTGTGAAGTCGAACTTTATTTCTACTACCTCACAAACTATTTCTCCACGTATTCAGTGTTCTCTCTCACTTTTGACAG ACTAATATCctacttttttccaaagtgCTACATTTCTTATCCGTACCAAGTCTCTATCTCTCTTCTTATTATCCAACTTGTTTTCACACTCGGTACGTATTATTTCGGATTATATGGAGTTCCAAAACTTGGCTATGTGCCAATTTGCAACTATGCCCCAAGACTAGCAACTAACTTTGTGAAAATCAATGATTTCCGCACCACGATCATGGTTTTCTGCATTATAGTCACTATATTCATATATTACTTAAATGTTAAGTCAGAGAAGCA AATCAAGCGAACGAGCTATTCGCTTGGAGAACAATATCTGGCGCGCGAAAATGTTGCGACATCTCAATCAGTGTGCATATTAATTGTTCTCCAGTTCGTCTGCATTTCGGTGTCCTCGTTTGGCGTTAATTATatcaaatcaatcaaaagCACGCTTTCTGATGAGGAGTACAACAAGATCGCTCCGTTTGTTGTG GGAGTAACCTACGCGAATCTATGCCTTCCACTTGTCATCTACTTCAAGACAAAATTAACAATTCGAAAGAGGAGGATTCGAATTGGAGTTATGACGTCAGTCTATGGAGATGTCGGAGAGCATATCAATCGGCTGAAGAAAAGCTGGGAATAA
- the sra-17 gene encoding Serpentine receptor class alpha-17 (Predicted), with the protein MNQTELLESLKCASEGMVKAMTSTTMKLNFVFIATVIFLSFYFAGLAIQALLRNNIFSNSTRHILIVCLLNSIVHQAVTLETRIHQVYRSFVYSSEPCRLLFHFTECEVELYFYYLTNYFSTYAVFSLTFDRLVSHYKPKYYFSHQYYVSNSLLIIQLLLSLSTYYVGLYGVPLVGYAPICYYTPRLAVNFSKINDFRTATMVFCIIVTIFIYYLSVKSEKQIHRTSYSPGERYIACENVATSQSVCILIVLQFACIMLSSFGVNYIRARESLMSEENFNKIAPFFPGVTYASLCLPLVIYFKTKLTIRNRKLRIGVMTSMYGDVGDHMNRLKKSWE; encoded by the exons atgaacCAAACCGAGCTCCTCGAGAGCTTGAAATGCGCCTCGGAGGGTATGGTCAAAGCCATGACCTCTACCACAATGAAATTGAACTTTGTATTTATTGCAACCGTGATTTTCCTCAGCTTCTACTTTGCTGGGTTGGCTATTCAAGCTCTTTTAAGGAATAATATATTCTCAAATTCAACGCGGCATATTTTAATAGTGTGCTTGTTGAATTCCATCGTTCATCAGGCAGTGACATTGGAGACACGG ATTCACCAGGTATACCGAAGCTTTGTTTATTCATCCGAGCCCTGCAGACTACTATTCCATTTTACGGAATGCGAAGTTGAACTGTATTTCTACTACCTTACTAATTATTTCTCAACGTATGCAGTCTTCTCACTTACTTTTGACCG attagtATCCCACTACAAACCAAAGTACTATTTCTCGCACCAATACTATGTCTCCAACTCCCTTCTAATCATCCAACTGCTTCTCTCACTCAGTACGTATTATGTTGGATTATATGGAGTTCCACTTGTTGGCTATGCGCCAATTTGCTACTATACTCCAAGACTCGCTGTCAATTTTAGTAAAATCAATGATTTCCGTACGGCAACTATGGTTTTCTGCATCATTGTCACTATATTCATCTACTACTTGAGCGTAAAATCAGAAAAGCA AATTCATCGAACCAGTTATTCCCCTGGGGAAAGGTACATAGCTTGTGAAAATGTCGCAACATCTCAATCAGTGTGCATATTAATTGTGCTCCAGTTTGCCTGCATTATGTTGTCCTCATTTGGCGTTAATTATATCAGAGCTAGAGAAAGTTTAATGTCAGAAgagaatttcaataaaattgctCCGTTCTTTCCG GGAGTAACCTACGCGAGCCTATGCCTTCCTCTTGTTATCTACTTCAAGACAAAACTAACGATTCGAAATAGGAAGCTCCGAATTGGAGTGATGACATCAATGTACGGAGATGTCGGAGATCATATGAATCGGCTCAAGAAGAGCTGGGaataa
- the sra-18 gene encoding Serpentine receptor class alpha-18 (Partially confirmed by transcript evidence), with amino-acid sequence MNKTAEELDSRNCASESLTNALISITMKFNFIFIITVVLISYCFTWLAIQALWKHNIFSNSTRLILIVCLLNSVVHQTTMLETRITQAYRSVVYDSEPCKLLFRSSDCVFELYLYYPTGYFSTYSVFSLTFDRLISHYKSRYYHMHQYFIATSLLVLQLLLTMFSFYIVFYGVSLAGYVPMCNFRPELTVYYGAINNVRTGVMVSCIIVTMFVYYVCVKSEKQIQKCSYSPGERYSAYENVTTSQSICISIVLQFSCIMISSFGSNLLIHITSKTTVSEEVFYAIVSFLPGVTYANLCLPLVIYFKTKLTTRNRKNRIAVMTSMYGDAGEHIDRLKRSWE; translated from the exons ATGAACAAAACCGCTGAAGAGCTTGACAGTAGAAATTGTGCTTCGGAAAGTCTCACCAATGCATTAATCTCTATTACTATGAAATTCAACTTTATATTCATTATAACAGTAGTTCTAATCAGTTACTGTTTTACTTGGCTAGCAATTCAAGCTCTTTGGAAGCATAATATATTCTCAAATTCAACGCGGCTAATTTTAATTGTGTGTTTGCTGAATTCAGTCGTCCACCAGACAACGATGCTGGAGACGCGG attACTCAGGCATACCGGAGCGTCGTGTATGACTCAGAACCTTGTAAACTACTGTTTCGCTCATCAGATTGTGTTTTTGAACTATACTTATACTACCCCACAGGCTATTTCTCCACTTATTCAGTTTTCTCACTCACTTTTGATAG GTTAATATCCCACTATAAATCGAGATACTACCACATGCATCAATACTTTATCGCAACGTCACTGCTAGTCCTTCAGCTTCTTCTCACcatgttttcattttacaTTGTATTCTACGGAGTCTCGTTAGCTGGTTATGTACCAATGTGCAATTTTCGTCCGGAACTGACAGTGTACTACGGCGCAATTAACAATGTGCGCACTGGAGTCATGGTTTCTTGTATTATTGTTACTATGTTTGTGTACTACGTTTGCGTGAAGTCAGAGAAACA AATCCAAAAGTGCAGCTATTCTCCTGGAGAGCGATATTCCGCATATGAAAATGTTACAACATCCCAATCAATATGTATATCAATTGTTCTCCAGTTCTCATGCATCATGATATCTTCATTTGGATCCAATTTGCTTATACATATCACAAGCAAAACAACTGTGTCAGAGGAGGTTTTTTACGCAATTGTTTCATTTCTTCCG GGAGTAACCTACGCGAATCTATGCCTTCCGCTTGTTATCTACTTCAAAACAAAGTTGACAACTCGAAataggaaaaatcgaattgcGGTGATGACTTCAATGTACGGAGATGCCGGAGAGCATATTGATCGGCTCAAAAGGAGCTGGGAATAA